One Cyprinus carpio isolate SPL01 chromosome A16, ASM1834038v1, whole genome shotgun sequence genomic region harbors:
- the LOC109075554 gene encoding histone-lysine N-methyltransferase ASH1L-like isoform X3 produces the protein MDKKRQKTTEDRKKMRKPKEAEPEASSKSVTNEVKQQQQQTSLGELTDTKSDQSDGNLRMKIGDGAKRTKKPPKSLENFICRPTIRISQRLAHGDGHSSCGGEVSSPDIRVAKQSHREIQKKDRNDCISPKASTRLSVPLPTSSKKADSKPVITASKKQAPSKHMRKTDSKSLLTSDGPSYAVQPQTDSKVPLSDKITSSTLLKQTYSPPAAPSPPSSLQQNSSPQDSTQVLNAQKEKGENLPAGEAMTSSLSSHGSNDMMLNAQTSQQSSSSIENDSESTSFPISCSENLGKQTPCPSKKSRIKASNVDKVLNATEKEDRDSACSKNTSNTIINSRSKENGLLHQQSPSIKTPLLLTASDKSAESATTENSTCMPELLESRGRNKYNESEVIDDSRKVTMEPTQAVAVQPKDGSRVEQIIDKNKKRARHSSNQDEDVQCFSQPSGCADSQLNNSVPSDEPPSHLKQNIMSQKKQKAVQMTKMENSGEKMELVKTANVGSNACKKIPQKSNLKKNPFIKSSKAFSLQSRQAGQHPKSKQLQNVSPRSETFSSEPPPKKRGRPKMTKLGETPHESKSQKSSTKFPILEDANIPDPENGLKLPKPTPKTLGHPKCSSIVQKKRSKSLDSASGKKGAAGKLKSSLSKARDAQISRKRNRLIMKTIITNINKMRVKKKDKVLTQFLSGQSQSYKSDFVQKDNEGDADCSVSDGTHTLSSLVTSFGGKFGPQINISKRGTIYIGKRRGRKPKTQKETTGQDSEHVLGQKSQQVLAESSDHLNSRSTSDERSHSFDGQSALCSSPFKHLVSPSPTSSPSFRRKVHLGNREYNQHSAPKVTSSQRVKAVHEEKSKLPSSSQSSPCSSATSQLGSARIQDRRTTHLGQSVLMEQERLKYKCHRKGHNCFSHDKIRRHKHKCKKKYLQLRAKRQDPAFLAEIEELVVRLSEIRIVHHISSRGCGDEGNSGRKSGKGKAHPHVLQCLPQNLHHPAMFQINFSGYYSPQSDFSRDSLHYVGMADFKRNNGCPSQPDEHIVTHCPVVHKLGFPLSGGGCYHSPYKMPLSTTSFGFGLYRGYPPSATIYPSSPFLPSYVHPYSKNPILSPSKFHKRKHKFLRRDPLLCGGKPQGTYANVTSHSPDWFNRNSWQREDNGEQAIDKRFVDDRLRERDGKEGLLGQSKLRKDHFRRGPPSNSPCSSSTPPKQADKHKTSPLSYIGLAHLRPVSKVRWAEHQQPWRWRESTQVEPGNRVLNQEAGSGYQEDDDEGDEDLPSPPLADRAIHHHSFLRNPNLASSAYSRMASQRNVGEVQSASRNLMRPGGSLMKDCSAGGIRTSESFQPGGSLFSEHYPHASPSLNEGQERGAKEKRPNIIRTHFQTNDIRPFSSCTATKVSLSHLNKTKNTTPNKSKLKHVKKPLKKKNPKGQEVTGSEVKRRGRGRPRKNPAPCFSLPLPVTPLHHETTECPAKRKKGDDYTVLNATDSMAQHEKRKRKKKRDETKSNDGQVDEGKDSALSQELSQSHIDTSSPSQELSVSVNSQSEKRSEVATEKKYEWAGLYSDVYKSENPTSMSSPVHTDCLDYDPEEHEHGLLPAPIHVGKYLRLKRIDFQLPYDIYRLCAQEKRSKKSRKTSRKMTPSNGSVDVMSRTQTEDGSCKHQKLSVTHDCVSDCLNRNDSARPNTEEVGKEMSETDIDNNLPNQPDSPKQQEKGNDAENIPSPLLMMPLSCEERSFVLEHCVFLVRNYEKMRDRQALLLREEVTELEEENKEDRGSSQKGDQKEDLEDTITKPAPDSLESTKQRGRRGGEKCTEQKPHANTPGDL, from the exons ATGGATAAGAAAAGGCAAAAGACAACAGAAGACAGGAAGAAGATGAGAAAACCCAAAGAGGCTGAACCAGAAGCGTCCTCAAAGAGTGTTACCAATGAagttaagcagcagcagcagcagactaGTCTGGGGGAGTTAACAGATACAAAGTCTGACCAGTCAGATGGaaatttaagaatgaaaataGGGGATGGAGCCAAACGGACAAAGAAGCCCCCAAAGAGCCTTGAGAACTTCATATGCAGGCCCACAATCAGAATCTCTCAGAGGCTTGCACATGGAGATGGACATAGTTCATGTGGAGGTGAAGTCTCCAGTCCTGATATAAGAGTGGCCAAACAGTCACATCGCGAGATTCAGAAAAAAGATAGGAACGATTGCATTTCTCCGAAAGCATCTACAAGGTTGAGTGTCCCACTTCCCACATCATCCAAAAAAGCTGACTCTAAACCAGTCATTACAGCCTCTAAAAAG CAGGCTCCATCAAAACACATGAGGAAGACTGATTCAAAGTCATTATTAACATCAGATGGACCTTCGTATGCAGTTCAACCACAGACAGATAGCAAAGTACCACTTTCAGATAAGATAACCTCCTCTACATTGCTGAAGCAGACATATTCACCTCCAGCTGCCCCTTCTCCACCTTCCTCTTTACAACAGAACTCCAGTCCACAAGACAGCACCCAAGTTTTAAATGCTCAAAAAGAGAAGGGTGAAAATCTCCCAGCTGGAGAAGCAATGACCTCCTCCCTCAGTTCACATGGTTCAAATGATATGATGCTGAATGCTCAGACATCTCAGCAGTCTTCTTCCAGTATTGAAAATGACAGTGAAAGCACATCATTTCCAATATCATGTAGTGAGAATTTAGGAAAGCAAACTCCCTGCCCTTCAAAAAAGAGTAGAATCAAGGCAAGTAATGTTGACAAGGTTTTAAATGCAACAGAGAAAGAAGATAGAGATTCTGCATGTTCCAAAAACACGAGTAACACCATAATTAACAGTAGGAGTAAGGAAAATGGTTTATTGCATCAGCAGAGTCCCTCTATCAAGACACCATTGCTCCTTACTGCTTCAGATAAATCTGCTGAATCAGCAACTACTGAGAACAGCACTTGTATGCCAGAGTTACTGGAGAGCAGAGGAAGGAATAAGTATAATGAAAGTGAAGTCATAGATGACTCCAGAAAGGTGACTATGGAACCTACCCAAGCTGTTGCTGTCCAGCCAAAAGATGGCAGCAGGGTGGAGCAAATCATTGACAAGAATAAGAAAAGAGCTAGGCATAGTTCTAACCAAGATGAAGATGTGCAGTGTTTCTCTCAACCCTCTGGGTGTGCAGATTCTCAGCTTAACAATTCCGTTCCAAGTGATGAGCCACCTTCACATCTGAAACAAAACATCATgtcacagaagaaacaaaaagCTGTTCAGATGACAAAGATGGAAAATTCAGGCGAGAAGATGGAACTGGTGAAGACCGCCAATGTTGGTTCCAATGCCTGTAAAAAGATACCACAAAaatcaaaccttaaaaaaaatcctttcattaAGTCATCAAAGGCGTTTTCATTGCAATCAAGACAAGCTGGACAACATCCTAAatctaaacaattacaaaatgtatCACCCAGATCAGAAACCTTTTCCTCTGAGCCCCCTCCTAAGAAAAGGGGTCGTCCAAAAATGACCAAGTTGGGAGAGACTCCTCACGAAAGTAAGTCCCAAAAGTCCTCTACTAAATTCCCCATACTTGAAGATGCAAATATCCCTGATCCAGAGAATGGCCTGAAACTCCCAAAGCCAACTCCCAAAACATTAGGTCATCCCAAATGTTCCTCCATTGTCCAGAAAAAGAGATCTAAATCACTAGACTCAGCATCTGGGAAGAAGGGTGCTGCAGGAAAACTCAAATCCTCTTTGTCTAAAGCTAGAGATGCTCAAATCAGCCGGAAACGAAATAGGTTGATAATGAAGACAATTATCACAAATATCAATAAGATGAGAGTGAAGAAGAAGGATAAAGTACTCACACAGTTTCTTTCAGGGCAAAGCCAAAGTTACAAATCTGACTTTGTGCAGAAAGACAATGAAGGTGATGCAGATTGTTCGGTTTCAGATGGAACACACACTTTATCCTCACTTGTTACCTCTTTTGGGGGAAAATTTGGCCCACAAATTAATATCAGCAAACGTGGGACTATCTACATAGGAAAAAGAAGAGGTCGTAAACCTAAAACTCAAAAAGAAACTACTGGCCAAGACTCTGAACACGTTCTGGGTCAAAAGTCTCAGCAAGTCTTGGCAGAATCTTCTGATCATTTGAACTCTAGGTCCACCTCTGATGAACGTAGCCATTCATTTGATGGCCAGTCTGCTTTGTGCAGCTCTCCTTTTAAACATCTTGTGTCCCCTTCACCCACTTCATCCCCTTCTTTTCGAAGAAAGGTTCATCTTGGCAACCGTGAATATAATCAACATTCTGCTCCAAAGGTAACCAGTTCCCAAAGGGTTAAAGCAGTGCATGAAGAGAAATCAAAACTTCCTTCCTCCTCGCAGTCTTCACCATGCTCTTCAGCCACATCCCAGTTGGGCTCTGCAAGGATTCAAGACCGCAGAACTACACACCTTGGACAATCAGTATTAATGGAGCAAGAAAGACTCAAATACAAGTGCCATAGAAAAGGTCATAACTGCTTTAGCCATGATAAGATTAGGAGACATAAACACAAATGTAAGAAAAAGTATCTTCAACTTAGAGCCAAAAGACAAGACCCAGCCTTTCTGGCAGAGATTGAGGAATTAGTGGTCAGGCTTAGTGAGATACGTATTGTGCATCATATCTCATCACGAGGGTGTGGGGATGAAGGAAATTCTGGAAGGAAGAGTGGGAAAGGAAAAGCTCATCCTCACGTTCTTCAGTGTCTACCACAAAACCTTCATCATCCAGCTATGTTTCAAATCAACTTCAGTGGTTACTACTCACCTCAGTCAGACTTTTCTCGTGACTCTTTGCATTATGTTGGAATGGCCGATTTTAAGAGGAATAATGGGTGTCCCTCACAACCAGATGAACATATTGTCACACATTGCCCAGTAGTGCACAAACTTGGCTTCCCACTGTCGGGAGGTGGTTGTTACCACTCGCCATACAAAATGCCACTTTCTACCACTTCATTTGGATTTGGACTTTATAGAGGATACCCTCCATCTGCAACTATATACCCTTCATCACCGTTTTTACCTTCTTATGTGCACCCCTACTCCAAAAATCCCATTTTAAGCCCATCAAAGTTCCATAAAAGGAAGCACAAGTTTCTGAGACGTGACCCTCTACTTTGTGGCGGGAAGCCACAGGGGACCTACGCTAATGTAACATCTCATTCCCCTGACTGGTTCAATAGAAATAGCTGGCAACGAGAAGACAATGGAGAGCAGGCTATAGATAAAAGGTTTGTGGATGATAGACTTAGAGAAAGAGACGGAAAAGAGGGTTTACTAGGACAAAGTAAGCTCAGGAAAGACCATTTCAGAAGGGGTCCGCCCTCAAATTCCCCCTGCTCTTCCTCAACACCCCCAAAACAAGCAGACAAACATAAAACTTCACCACTTTCATATATAGGACTTGCACATCTGAGACCGGTATCAAAAGTTAGGTGGGCAGAGCATCAGCAGCCATGGAGGTGGAGAGAGAGCACACAGGTAGAGCCGGGGAACAGGGTTTTAAACCAAGAAGCTGGTTCAGGGTAtcaggaggatgatgatgaaggtgatgAAGACCTGCCATCACCTCCCCTAGCAGACAGAGCCATCCACCATCACAGTTTCCTGAGGAACCCCAACCTTGCTAGTAGCGCATACAGTCGCATGGCATCTCAAAGGAATGTTGGTGAAGTTCAGTCTGCTTCAAGGAACTTAATGAGACCTGGAGGCTCATTGATGAAGGATTGCTCAGCTGGAGGCATAAGAACATCAG AGAGTTTCCAGCCTGGCGGTTCACTCTTCTCTGAGCACTATCCGCATGCCAGTCCCTCTCTTAATGAAGGACAAGAGAGAGGAGCAAAAGAGAAAAGACCCAACATCATCAGAACACACTTTCAGACCAACGATATCAGGCCTTTTTCCTCTTGTACTGCGACCAAAGTCAGCCTttctcatttaaataaaactaaaaatacgaCGCCAAACAAGAGTAAACTGAAACATGTCAAAAAGCCTCTCAAGAAAAAGAATCCCAAAGGTCAAGAGGTCACAGGAAGTGAGGTGAAGAGGAGAGGACGAGGTCGACCAAGGAAAAACCCTGCACCATGCTTTTCTCTACCTTTACCTGTCACACCTTTACATCATGAAACCACAGAGTGTCCTGCGAAACGTAAAAAAGGAGATGACTATACAGTACTCAATGCGACTGACTCCATGGCTCAGCatgagaaaaggaaaagaaagaaaaaaagagatgaaacaAAGAGCAATGACGGGCAGGTAGATGAAGGAAAAGACTCAGCTCTGAGCCAAGAGCTCTCACAATCGCACATCGACACATCCTCACCTTCCCAGGAGCTATCAGTGTCTgtaaacagccaatcagagaagAGGTCTGAAGTGGCAACTGAAAAGAAATATGAGTGGGCGGGGCTTTACTCAGATGTGTATAAAAGCGAGAA CCCCACGAGTATGTCCTCTCCAGTACACACAGACTGCCTTGACTATGATCCTGAAGAACATGAGCATGGTCTACTTCCTGCACCTATACACGTAG gaaaGTATCTGAGGCTGAAACGGATTGACTTTCAGTTGCCCTATGACATATATCGACTCTGTGCACAAGAAAag CGTTCTAAAAAGTCACGAAAGACCTCTCGCAAGATGACCCCATCCA ATGGATCTGTTGATGTAATGTCTCGCACTCAGACCGAAGACGGTTCCTGTAAACATCAGAAGCTCAGTGTGACTCATGACTGCGTTTCTGACTGCCTTAATAg GAATGACAGCGCTAGACCTAATACAGAAGAGGTTGGAAAAGAAATGAGTGAAAcagacattgataataatcttCCCAATCAACCTGACTCTCCCAAACAGCAG GAGAAaggcaatgatgctgaaaatatccCCTCCCCTCTCCTGATGATGCCCTTGTCTTGTGAGGAGAG GAGCTTCGTTTTAGAACATTGCGTTTTTCTGGTGAGAAACTATGAGAAaatgagagacagacaggcaTTGCTCCTGAGGGAGGAGGTGACAGAGCTAGAGGAAGAAAACAAAGAAGATAGAGGGAGCAGCCAGAAGGGGGATCAGAAAGAGGATCTTGAAGACACCATCACTAA ACCAGCGCCTGACTCACTCGAGTCCACAAAACAGAGAGGGAGACGAGGAGGGGAGAAGTGTACAGAGCAGAAACCTCACGCAAACACTCCAGGAGATCTATGA
- the LOC109075554 gene encoding histone-lysine N-methyltransferase ASH1L-like isoform X4 → MDKKRQKTTEDRKKMRKPKEAEPEASSKSVTNEVKQQQQQTSLGELTDTKSDQSDGNLRMKIGDGAKRTKKPPKSLENFICRPTIRISQRLAHGDGHSSCGGEVSSPDIRVAKQSHREIQKKDRNDCISPKASTRLSVPLPTSSKKADSKPVITASKKQAPSKHMRKTDSKSLLTSDGPSYAVQPQTDSKVPLSDKITSSTLLKQTYSPPAAPSPPSSLQQNSSPQDSTQVLNAQKEKGENLPAGEAMTSSLSSHGSNDMMLNAQTSQQSSSSIENDSESTSFPISCSENLGKQTPCPSKKSRIKASNVDKVLNATEKEDRDSACSKNTSNTIINSRSKENGLLHQQSPSIKTPLLLTASDKSAESATTENSTCMPELLESRGRNKYNESEVIDDSRKVTMEPTQAVAVQPKDGSRVEQIIDKNKKRARHSSNQDEDVQCFSQPSGCADSQLNNSVPSDEPPSHLKQNIMSQKKQKAVQMTKMENSGEKMELVKTANVGSNACKKIPQKSNLKKNPFIKSSKAFSLQSRQAGQHPKSKQLQNVSPRSETFSSEPPPKKRGRPKMTKLGETPHESKSQKSSTKFPILEDANIPDPENGLKLPKPTPKTLGHPKCSSIVQKKRSKSLDSASGKKGAAGKLKSSLSKARDAQISRKRNRLIMKTIITNINKMRVKKKDKVLTQFLSGQSQSYKSDFVQKDNEGDADCSVSDGTHTLSSLVTSFGGKFGPQINISKRGTIYIGKRRGRKPKTQKETTGQDSEHVLGQKSQQVLAESSDHLNSRSTSDERSHSFDGQSALCSSPFKHLVSPSPTSSPSFRRKVHLGNREYNQHSAPKVTSSQRVKAVHEEKSKLPSSSQSSPCSSATSQLGSARIQDRRTTHLGQSVLMEQERLKYKCHRKGHNCFSHDKIRRHKHKCKKKYLQLRAKRQDPAFLAEIEELVVRLSEIRIVHHISSRGCGDEGNSGRKSGKGKAHPHVLQCLPQNLHHPAMFQINFSGYYSPQSDFSRDSLHYVGMADFKRNNGCPSQPDEHIVTHCPVVHKLGFPLSGGGCYHSPYKMPLSTTSFGFGLYRGYPPSATIYPSSPFLPSYVHPYSKNPILSPSKFHKRKHKFLRRDPLLCGGKPQGTYANVTSHSPDWFNRNSWQREDNGEQAIDKRFVDDRLRERDGKEGLLGQSKLRKDHFRRGPPSNSPCSSSTPPKQADKHKTSPLSYIGLAHLRPVSKVRWAEHQQPWRWRESTQVEPGNRVLNQEAGSGYQEDDDEGDEDLPSPPLADRAIHHHSFLRNPNLASSAYSRMASQRNVGEVQSASRNLMRPGGSLMKDCSAGGIRTSESFQPGGSLFSEHYPHASPSLNEGQERGAKEKRPNIIRTHFQTNDIRPFSSCTATKVSLSHLNKTKNTTPNKSKLKHVKKPLKKKNPKGQEVTGSEVKRRGRGRPRKNPAPCFSLPLPVTPLHHETTECPAKRKKGDDYTVLNATDSMAQHEKRKRKKKRDETKSNDGQVDEGKDSALSQELSQSHIDTSSPSQELSVSVNSQSEKRSEVATEKKYEWAGLYSDVYKSENPTSMSSPVHTDCLDYDPEEHEHGLLPAPIHVGKYLRLKRIDFQLPYDIYRLCAQEKRSKKSRKTSRKMTPSNRRRFL, encoded by the exons ATGGATAAGAAAAGGCAAAAGACAACAGAAGACAGGAAGAAGATGAGAAAACCCAAAGAGGCTGAACCAGAAGCGTCCTCAAAGAGTGTTACCAATGAagttaagcagcagcagcagcagactaGTCTGGGGGAGTTAACAGATACAAAGTCTGACCAGTCAGATGGaaatttaagaatgaaaataGGGGATGGAGCCAAACGGACAAAGAAGCCCCCAAAGAGCCTTGAGAACTTCATATGCAGGCCCACAATCAGAATCTCTCAGAGGCTTGCACATGGAGATGGACATAGTTCATGTGGAGGTGAAGTCTCCAGTCCTGATATAAGAGTGGCCAAACAGTCACATCGCGAGATTCAGAAAAAAGATAGGAACGATTGCATTTCTCCGAAAGCATCTACAAGGTTGAGTGTCCCACTTCCCACATCATCCAAAAAAGCTGACTCTAAACCAGTCATTACAGCCTCTAAAAAG CAGGCTCCATCAAAACACATGAGGAAGACTGATTCAAAGTCATTATTAACATCAGATGGACCTTCGTATGCAGTTCAACCACAGACAGATAGCAAAGTACCACTTTCAGATAAGATAACCTCCTCTACATTGCTGAAGCAGACATATTCACCTCCAGCTGCCCCTTCTCCACCTTCCTCTTTACAACAGAACTCCAGTCCACAAGACAGCACCCAAGTTTTAAATGCTCAAAAAGAGAAGGGTGAAAATCTCCCAGCTGGAGAAGCAATGACCTCCTCCCTCAGTTCACATGGTTCAAATGATATGATGCTGAATGCTCAGACATCTCAGCAGTCTTCTTCCAGTATTGAAAATGACAGTGAAAGCACATCATTTCCAATATCATGTAGTGAGAATTTAGGAAAGCAAACTCCCTGCCCTTCAAAAAAGAGTAGAATCAAGGCAAGTAATGTTGACAAGGTTTTAAATGCAACAGAGAAAGAAGATAGAGATTCTGCATGTTCCAAAAACACGAGTAACACCATAATTAACAGTAGGAGTAAGGAAAATGGTTTATTGCATCAGCAGAGTCCCTCTATCAAGACACCATTGCTCCTTACTGCTTCAGATAAATCTGCTGAATCAGCAACTACTGAGAACAGCACTTGTATGCCAGAGTTACTGGAGAGCAGAGGAAGGAATAAGTATAATGAAAGTGAAGTCATAGATGACTCCAGAAAGGTGACTATGGAACCTACCCAAGCTGTTGCTGTCCAGCCAAAAGATGGCAGCAGGGTGGAGCAAATCATTGACAAGAATAAGAAAAGAGCTAGGCATAGTTCTAACCAAGATGAAGATGTGCAGTGTTTCTCTCAACCCTCTGGGTGTGCAGATTCTCAGCTTAACAATTCCGTTCCAAGTGATGAGCCACCTTCACATCTGAAACAAAACATCATgtcacagaagaaacaaaaagCTGTTCAGATGACAAAGATGGAAAATTCAGGCGAGAAGATGGAACTGGTGAAGACCGCCAATGTTGGTTCCAATGCCTGTAAAAAGATACCACAAAaatcaaaccttaaaaaaaatcctttcattaAGTCATCAAAGGCGTTTTCATTGCAATCAAGACAAGCTGGACAACATCCTAAatctaaacaattacaaaatgtatCACCCAGATCAGAAACCTTTTCCTCTGAGCCCCCTCCTAAGAAAAGGGGTCGTCCAAAAATGACCAAGTTGGGAGAGACTCCTCACGAAAGTAAGTCCCAAAAGTCCTCTACTAAATTCCCCATACTTGAAGATGCAAATATCCCTGATCCAGAGAATGGCCTGAAACTCCCAAAGCCAACTCCCAAAACATTAGGTCATCCCAAATGTTCCTCCATTGTCCAGAAAAAGAGATCTAAATCACTAGACTCAGCATCTGGGAAGAAGGGTGCTGCAGGAAAACTCAAATCCTCTTTGTCTAAAGCTAGAGATGCTCAAATCAGCCGGAAACGAAATAGGTTGATAATGAAGACAATTATCACAAATATCAATAAGATGAGAGTGAAGAAGAAGGATAAAGTACTCACACAGTTTCTTTCAGGGCAAAGCCAAAGTTACAAATCTGACTTTGTGCAGAAAGACAATGAAGGTGATGCAGATTGTTCGGTTTCAGATGGAACACACACTTTATCCTCACTTGTTACCTCTTTTGGGGGAAAATTTGGCCCACAAATTAATATCAGCAAACGTGGGACTATCTACATAGGAAAAAGAAGAGGTCGTAAACCTAAAACTCAAAAAGAAACTACTGGCCAAGACTCTGAACACGTTCTGGGTCAAAAGTCTCAGCAAGTCTTGGCAGAATCTTCTGATCATTTGAACTCTAGGTCCACCTCTGATGAACGTAGCCATTCATTTGATGGCCAGTCTGCTTTGTGCAGCTCTCCTTTTAAACATCTTGTGTCCCCTTCACCCACTTCATCCCCTTCTTTTCGAAGAAAGGTTCATCTTGGCAACCGTGAATATAATCAACATTCTGCTCCAAAGGTAACCAGTTCCCAAAGGGTTAAAGCAGTGCATGAAGAGAAATCAAAACTTCCTTCCTCCTCGCAGTCTTCACCATGCTCTTCAGCCACATCCCAGTTGGGCTCTGCAAGGATTCAAGACCGCAGAACTACACACCTTGGACAATCAGTATTAATGGAGCAAGAAAGACTCAAATACAAGTGCCATAGAAAAGGTCATAACTGCTTTAGCCATGATAAGATTAGGAGACATAAACACAAATGTAAGAAAAAGTATCTTCAACTTAGAGCCAAAAGACAAGACCCAGCCTTTCTGGCAGAGATTGAGGAATTAGTGGTCAGGCTTAGTGAGATACGTATTGTGCATCATATCTCATCACGAGGGTGTGGGGATGAAGGAAATTCTGGAAGGAAGAGTGGGAAAGGAAAAGCTCATCCTCACGTTCTTCAGTGTCTACCACAAAACCTTCATCATCCAGCTATGTTTCAAATCAACTTCAGTGGTTACTACTCACCTCAGTCAGACTTTTCTCGTGACTCTTTGCATTATGTTGGAATGGCCGATTTTAAGAGGAATAATGGGTGTCCCTCACAACCAGATGAACATATTGTCACACATTGCCCAGTAGTGCACAAACTTGGCTTCCCACTGTCGGGAGGTGGTTGTTACCACTCGCCATACAAAATGCCACTTTCTACCACTTCATTTGGATTTGGACTTTATAGAGGATACCCTCCATCTGCAACTATATACCCTTCATCACCGTTTTTACCTTCTTATGTGCACCCCTACTCCAAAAATCCCATTTTAAGCCCATCAAAGTTCCATAAAAGGAAGCACAAGTTTCTGAGACGTGACCCTCTACTTTGTGGCGGGAAGCCACAGGGGACCTACGCTAATGTAACATCTCATTCCCCTGACTGGTTCAATAGAAATAGCTGGCAACGAGAAGACAATGGAGAGCAGGCTATAGATAAAAGGTTTGTGGATGATAGACTTAGAGAAAGAGACGGAAAAGAGGGTTTACTAGGACAAAGTAAGCTCAGGAAAGACCATTTCAGAAGGGGTCCGCCCTCAAATTCCCCCTGCTCTTCCTCAACACCCCCAAAACAAGCAGACAAACATAAAACTTCACCACTTTCATATATAGGACTTGCACATCTGAGACCGGTATCAAAAGTTAGGTGGGCAGAGCATCAGCAGCCATGGAGGTGGAGAGAGAGCACACAGGTAGAGCCGGGGAACAGGGTTTTAAACCAAGAAGCTGGTTCAGGGTAtcaggaggatgatgatgaaggtgatgAAGACCTGCCATCACCTCCCCTAGCAGACAGAGCCATCCACCATCACAGTTTCCTGAGGAACCCCAACCTTGCTAGTAGCGCATACAGTCGCATGGCATCTCAAAGGAATGTTGGTGAAGTTCAGTCTGCTTCAAGGAACTTAATGAGACCTGGAGGCTCATTGATGAAGGATTGCTCAGCTGGAGGCATAAGAACATCAG AGAGTTTCCAGCCTGGCGGTTCACTCTTCTCTGAGCACTATCCGCATGCCAGTCCCTCTCTTAATGAAGGACAAGAGAGAGGAGCAAAAGAGAAAAGACCCAACATCATCAGAACACACTTTCAGACCAACGATATCAGGCCTTTTTCCTCTTGTACTGCGACCAAAGTCAGCCTttctcatttaaataaaactaaaaatacgaCGCCAAACAAGAGTAAACTGAAACATGTCAAAAAGCCTCTCAAGAAAAAGAATCCCAAAGGTCAAGAGGTCACAGGAAGTGAGGTGAAGAGGAGAGGACGAGGTCGACCAAGGAAAAACCCTGCACCATGCTTTTCTCTACCTTTACCTGTCACACCTTTACATCATGAAACCACAGAGTGTCCTGCGAAACGTAAAAAAGGAGATGACTATACAGTACTCAATGCGACTGACTCCATGGCTCAGCatgagaaaaggaaaagaaagaaaaaaagagatgaaacaAAGAGCAATGACGGGCAGGTAGATGAAGGAAAAGACTCAGCTCTGAGCCAAGAGCTCTCACAATCGCACATCGACACATCCTCACCTTCCCAGGAGCTATCAGTGTCTgtaaacagccaatcagagaagAGGTCTGAAGTGGCAACTGAAAAGAAATATGAGTGGGCGGGGCTTTACTCAGATGTGTATAAAAGCGAGAA CCCCACGAGTATGTCCTCTCCAGTACACACAGACTGCCTTGACTATGATCCTGAAGAACATGAGCATGGTCTACTTCCTGCACCTATACACGTAG gaaaGTATCTGAGGCTGAAACGGATTGACTTTCAGTTGCCCTATGACATATATCGACTCTGTGCACAAGAAAag CGTTCTAAAAAGTCACGAAAGACCTCTCGCAAGATGACCCCATCCA ACCGAAGACGGTTCCTGTAA